The Frondihabitans australicus genome includes a region encoding these proteins:
- a CDS encoding glycosyltransferase, which translates to MILESRASAFRVVGVVVNYNYERYVASAIRSLLEQTIPFDEIIVVDDGSTDSSRDVIAEFADRVTVISKENGGPLSAAFAALDATDCDYFYLLDADDVAEPDLLESLGDLLQSCPVKVQFQLRSMDETGTAIDSVFPSYRAGYDSASMIDDNGTLGFYVCAPTSGNVFWTDYLRFLRNRDLDERGAYDGVPAQVAPYFGDVVSVNQPLARYRVHAASKSSWGNPTVELMDRELTRYRSRWEQAESILRDKGMTPPRIESSAYVLERFLMKDALQGRRPTLRTGIRYAAAVSGSGYTLSQRVAFSLWAISLSIVPARISREMVEKRRSAAKRGRILAAVTRLARSR; encoded by the coding sequence ATGATCTTGGAATCCCGCGCATCTGCATTCCGAGTTGTCGGCGTTGTCGTCAACTACAACTACGAACGTTACGTCGCGTCCGCAATCCGGAGTCTTCTGGAGCAGACGATTCCCTTCGACGAGATCATCGTCGTGGACGACGGCTCGACCGATTCCTCTCGTGATGTCATCGCCGAGTTCGCCGACCGTGTGACCGTCATCTCGAAAGAGAACGGCGGTCCGCTGAGTGCTGCATTTGCCGCGCTCGATGCCACCGACTGCGACTACTTCTACCTGCTCGACGCCGACGACGTGGCCGAGCCTGATCTCCTGGAATCGCTCGGCGATCTCCTCCAGAGCTGTCCCGTCAAGGTTCAGTTCCAGCTCCGTTCCATGGACGAAACAGGAACGGCGATCGACAGCGTGTTCCCGTCGTATCGGGCCGGATACGACAGCGCATCGATGATCGATGACAACGGCACACTCGGCTTCTACGTGTGTGCGCCGACGTCCGGCAACGTGTTCTGGACCGACTACCTTCGGTTCCTGCGCAACCGTGACCTGGATGAACGCGGTGCGTACGACGGCGTTCCGGCTCAGGTCGCTCCTTACTTCGGAGACGTCGTGTCCGTCAATCAGCCGCTGGCCCGCTACAGGGTGCACGCGGCGAGCAAGTCATCGTGGGGCAATCCCACGGTTGAGCTCATGGATCGTGAGCTGACTCGATACCGCTCGCGCTGGGAACAGGCCGAGTCGATCTTGCGCGACAAGGGCATGACCCCGCCGCGGATCGAGAGCTCTGCCTACGTGCTGGAGCGCTTCCTCATGAAAGACGCGCTCCAGGGTCGGCGCCCGACGCTCCGGACGGGCATCCGCTACGCGGCGGCCGTGAGCGGGTCCGGCTACACGCTGTCGCAGCGAGTGGCGTTCTCACTCTGGGCCATCTCGTTGTCGATCGTTCCCGCGCGGATCTCTCGCGAGATGGTGGAAAAGCGCCGGTCGGCGGCGAAGCGAGGACGCATACTCGCCGCCGTCACGCGCCTGGCTCGCTCGCGCTGA
- a CDS encoding glycosyl hydrolase codes for MNFWQFQQGGDLANWNKPVDVAVGAIDAGETWQAAASGAYDARWTTSLTLLKKLRSGTTATTYIRFAHEMNGNWYPWSVNASNYTYFDAAWKRYRALQQRIFPQAKLVFSLNRESIGTGMDWRKFFPGSYYVDVIGVDYYNQYPYVSSDTQWSSSLQDTDQWGAPKGLAQYLAYAKSQGLPLAIPEWSGDNEFGDSPAFVTDLLSYAKANGGDGAGQIAYDILFNVGGYNRDFQLYGPDAAMPKSSAAYKAFFTSGPATSPSAPKSSPAPSPSWLKAGTSMTPGSSLVSSNGKYRLAFQSDGNLVVYTSANKAIWQSKTAGKHGTRLSLQNDANLVLYRSTPSPVWYTRTSGRGAGSTLTMQSDGNLVLRNSAGRALWFTRR; via the coding sequence GTGAACTTCTGGCAGTTCCAGCAGGGTGGCGACCTCGCGAACTGGAACAAGCCGGTCGATGTCGCCGTCGGCGCCATCGATGCCGGCGAGACCTGGCAGGCCGCGGCCTCCGGCGCATACGACGCGCGCTGGACGACCTCGCTGACCCTCTTGAAGAAGCTCCGTTCCGGCACGACGGCCACCACGTATATCCGGTTCGCTCACGAGATGAACGGCAACTGGTACCCGTGGAGCGTCAATGCGTCGAACTACACCTACTTCGACGCCGCCTGGAAGCGCTATCGCGCGTTGCAGCAGCGAATCTTTCCTCAGGCCAAGCTCGTCTTCAGTCTGAATCGTGAGTCGATCGGCACGGGGATGGACTGGAGGAAGTTCTTCCCGGGCAGCTATTACGTCGACGTGATCGGCGTGGACTACTACAACCAGTATCCCTACGTGTCATCCGATACCCAGTGGTCATCGTCCCTCCAGGACACGGATCAGTGGGGTGCGCCGAAGGGCCTCGCTCAGTACCTCGCCTACGCCAAGAGCCAGGGACTGCCGCTCGCCATCCCCGAGTGGTCCGGCGACAACGAGTTCGGCGACTCGCCCGCCTTCGTCACCGACCTGTTGAGCTATGCCAAGGCGAACGGCGGGGACGGCGCCGGGCAGATCGCGTACGACATCCTCTTCAATGTCGGTGGCTACAACAGGGACTTCCAGCTCTACGGCCCGGACGCAGCGATGCCCAAGTCGTCCGCCGCGTACAAGGCCTTCTTCACGTCCGGTCCCGCGACCTCGCCGTCAGCGCCGAAGTCGTCGCCCGCTCCGTCACCGAGCTGGCTGAAGGCGGGCACATCCATGACCCCGGGTTCCTCCCTCGTGTCGTCGAACGGAAAGTACCGTCTCGCGTTTCAGTCGGACGGCAACCTCGTCGTCTACACCTCAGCGAACAAGGCCATCTGGCAGTCGAAAACAGCGGGCAAGCACGGAACGCGTCTGAGTCTTCAGAACGACGCCAATCTCGTCCTCTATCGCTCGACTCCGTCGCCGGTCTGGTACACCCGCACGTCGGGTCGCGGCGCGGGGTCGACACTCACCATGCAGTCCGACGGCAACCTCGTGCTTCGCAATTCGGCTGGCCGAGCCCTCTGGTTCACGCGACGCTGA
- a CDS encoding Lrp/AsnC family transcriptional regulator — MATVPRTSPTHLDATSKKIIEQLQEDGRRSYTEIAKAVGLSEAAVRQRVQRLTESGIMQIVAVTDPLQLGFYRQAMIGIRVTGDTRIVADALAALPEVDYVVLTAGTFDLLAEVVCEDDEELLVLLNSRIRSLDGVVATETFVYLKLHKQQYDWGTR, encoded by the coding sequence ATGGCGACCGTTCCGCGCACCTCCCCCACGCACCTCGACGCGACCTCGAAGAAGATCATCGAGCAGCTGCAGGAGGACGGCCGTCGCTCGTACACGGAGATCGCAAAAGCCGTGGGGCTCAGCGAGGCCGCCGTGCGGCAGCGGGTGCAGCGCCTCACCGAGTCGGGCATCATGCAGATCGTCGCCGTGACCGACCCGCTGCAGCTCGGCTTCTACCGGCAGGCGATGATCGGGATCCGCGTGACCGGCGACACGCGCATCGTCGCCGATGCCCTGGCAGCCCTGCCCGAGGTCGACTACGTGGTGCTCACCGCCGGCACGTTCGACCTGCTCGCCGAGGTCGTGTGCGAGGACGACGAGGAGCTGCTCGTCCTGCTGAACTCGCGGATCCGGTCGCTCGACGGCGTCGTCGCGACCGAGACGTTCGTCTACCTGAAGCTGCACAAGCAGCAGTACGACTGGGGGACGCGGTAG